A single window of Archangium gephyra DNA harbors:
- a CDS encoding complex I subunit 1/NuoH family protein: MKRTLTMLFWFGVMFAHFVGIMAGAYALGGLVEGLLPGGSRLTNLAILMVAVVMGIASLLTVAERKWSSLMQNRIGPNRARINLPGLKNSALVGIPHFLADGMKMLFKEDFLPATANKLLYNLGPMLAFAPVFALFAVVPAGPTVSVFGHTVDMVVATPDFGLLYVFAIASLAVYGTSLAGWSSNNKFALLGGVRAASQMISYEVALGLSLVGLMMAFSTVQLPAFVGNVANELGMGNAAVGQARYLWEARVGGFDIGVPAWGFLLQPLGFFLFFAAAFAETKRAPFDTPEGESEIIGYFVEYSGMKFGLFMISEFVEIVVLSGLIVVLFFGGYHLPFGGEWLSNLPVMREYGLLYGTILGTVFWAKVMFFVWLQLAIRWTFPRFRYDQIQTLGWKILLPIGLFNVFATGALVLWDPSLRALAVFGLLQIGLLVALTTSSALKSEEGAGGHGHGHGHDAHGHDAHGHGVPAHGHAAHADTHSGAHSGATAASH, from the coding sequence ATGAAGCGCACACTCACCATGCTTTTCTGGTTCGGCGTCATGTTCGCCCACTTCGTGGGCATCATGGCGGGAGCCTATGCTCTGGGCGGTCTCGTGGAGGGCCTCCTCCCGGGCGGCAGCCGCCTGACGAACCTGGCCATCCTGATGGTGGCCGTCGTGATGGGCATCGCGTCCCTGCTCACGGTGGCCGAGCGCAAGTGGAGCTCGCTGATGCAGAACCGCATCGGCCCCAACCGCGCGCGCATCAACCTGCCGGGTCTCAAGAACAGCGCCCTGGTGGGCATCCCCCACTTCCTGGCCGATGGCATGAAGATGCTGTTCAAGGAGGACTTCCTCCCGGCCACGGCCAACAAGCTGCTCTACAACCTGGGGCCCATGCTGGCCTTCGCGCCGGTGTTCGCCCTGTTCGCGGTGGTGCCCGCCGGCCCCACGGTGTCCGTGTTCGGCCACACCGTGGACATGGTGGTGGCCACCCCGGACTTCGGCCTGCTCTACGTGTTCGCCATCGCCTCGCTGGCGGTGTACGGCACGTCGCTGGCCGGCTGGTCCTCCAACAACAAGTTCGCCCTGCTCGGTGGCGTGCGCGCCGCCTCGCAGATGATCTCCTACGAGGTCGCCCTGGGCTTGTCGCTGGTGGGCCTGATGATGGCCTTCTCCACGGTGCAGCTGCCCGCCTTCGTGGGCAACGTGGCCAACGAGCTGGGCATGGGCAATGCCGCCGTCGGCCAGGCGCGCTACCTGTGGGAGGCGCGGGTGGGCGGCTTCGACATCGGCGTGCCCGCCTGGGGCTTCCTGCTGCAGCCGCTGGGCTTCTTCCTCTTCTTCGCCGCGGCCTTCGCGGAGACCAAGCGCGCCCCCTTCGACACGCCCGAGGGTGAGTCGGAGATCATCGGCTACTTCGTCGAGTACTCGGGCATGAAGTTCGGCCTCTTCATGATCTCCGAGTTCGTGGAGATCGTGGTCCTCTCGGGTCTCATCGTGGTGCTCTTCTTCGGTGGCTACCACCTGCCCTTCGGTGGCGAGTGGCTGTCCAACCTGCCGGTGATGAGGGAGTACGGCCTGCTGTACGGCACCATCCTGGGCACCGTGTTCTGGGCGAAGGTGATGTTCTTCGTGTGGCTGCAGCTGGCCATCCGCTGGACGTTCCCGCGCTTCCGCTACGATCAGATCCAGACGCTGGGCTGGAAGATCCTCCTGCCCATCGGCCTCTTCAACGTGTTCGCCACGGGCGCGCTGGTGCTGTGGGATCCGTCCCTGCGGGCGCTGGCGGTGTTCGGCCTGCTGCAGATCGGCCTGCTGGTGGCGCTGACCACGTCCTCCGCGCTGAAGTCCGAGGAGGGCGCCGGGGGCCATGGACACGGTCACGGGCACGACGCCCACGGTCACGACGCGCATGGTCACGGCGTGCCGGCCCACGGCCACGCCGCTCACGCGGACACTCATTCCGGTGCGCACTCCGGTGCCACCGCGGCCTCGCACTAG
- a CDS encoding NADH-quinone oxidoreductase subunit C: MDRVTAQFPEAVAERYLDRTGGAWAVIHAEHLPKVAAFLKDELDFKLFTSIDAVDRLHLAENDPRFEVVYFIYSLSRHEHVRLKVRVSEARPELPSITPVFRGADWWERFVWDFYGIRFSGHPDLRRVLLYEEFQGHPLRKDYALRDRQPLIPERPIKDIFRGPGTSGVS, from the coding sequence CTGGACAGGGTCACCGCCCAGTTTCCGGAGGCGGTGGCGGAGCGCTACCTCGACCGCACTGGCGGCGCCTGGGCCGTCATCCACGCGGAGCACCTTCCCAAGGTCGCCGCGTTCCTGAAGGACGAGCTGGACTTCAAGCTCTTCACTTCCATCGACGCGGTGGACCGCCTGCACCTCGCGGAGAATGATCCGCGCTTCGAGGTCGTCTACTTCATCTACTCGCTGTCGCGGCACGAGCACGTGCGCCTGAAGGTGCGCGTGAGCGAGGCCCGCCCGGAGCTCCCCTCCATCACGCCCGTGTTCCGCGGCGCCGACTGGTGGGAGCGCTTCGTCTGGGACTTCTACGGCATCCGCTTCTCGGGACACCCGGACCTGCGCCGCGTGTTGCTGTACGAGGAGTTCCAGGGCCACCCGCTCCGCAAGGACTACGCCCTGCGCGACCGTCAGCCGCTCATTCCCGAGCGGCCCATCAAGGACATCTTCCGCGGCCCCGGGACCAGCGGCGTTTCCTGA
- a CDS encoding adenylate/guanylate cyclase domain-containing protein — MRSLPIYSAGLRFLQRLGYSLLQATLFGAILGLLVFYRVPRALLSEDATPIALLAQPSALLQSWERGTYDWRARSLGGRSSRSDRVVVVALDDETLAEARQDDHSGIASNPWPREILGGLSNRLVDEGAELVLLDFPFTERSPRACLAQGTPALEGLDDDQAFRKLLDRHPEKSLLAFSWSLDRGIPAGSRLWPYRVRLGTYPNEAEARSRVQRVLADQRPAYLIPAGNALEVWAGVASEQEGQRVALEQGVREPPRVQERRVTDDTHRVGPLELFVSLAEVQVEGLDVAQLEEVRQLEHPVAPLLGTASLYGASTVLPEPDGVVRAVPHLVSYRSREGTRHVLPSMPLMAAMRLANTRQLRYADGRLYVGDRFSIPMDESGYSLVRWDAAEVGRGSRGSVSRAIPAWNVLLNLFAVREGVPPRAVHDIEGRLIVFTNTSRQGMHYQHTPIGEYTPAGAVLAQSLVNLLQSEGITRATPRMDLFLTLGMAFIGAFVALTFNRGLRSFGDVLMYLGAMSAVGLLYAWGAWHIFIKDRLWVAMMGPVLAMGLTFIFTIVQASRSERQLRHFITDVLGRYVSPEVARLVTRDLRLLTRPERREVTVFFCDLDGFSRLSKELTPERLIQLLNDYLTEVTDVVRATRGQVDKYIGDAVMAFWGAPVRTERHAHHACEAALKVRTVLSERQEYWDKTYGQHLQCRIGIDSGEVLVGGMGSDFESKYSVMGESVKLSMFLESLNRGYGTFVLVGDTAARLAQDAYVFREVDRVRLKNRAEPSRLHELVGRKGEITPRMQEQLALYEQALTAYHQRRFDEALALFTQGAETFQDPVAGVYAERCRKFASAAPPEDWDGVFALEGK, encoded by the coding sequence CCGAGGACGCCACCCCCATCGCGCTGCTGGCCCAGCCCTCGGCGTTGCTGCAGTCCTGGGAGCGCGGCACCTATGATTGGCGCGCCCGCTCGTTGGGGGGCCGCTCCTCGCGCTCGGATCGCGTGGTGGTGGTGGCGCTCGATGACGAGACGCTCGCCGAGGCGCGCCAGGACGATCATTCCGGCATCGCCTCCAACCCGTGGCCCCGGGAGATTCTCGGCGGGCTGTCCAACCGGCTCGTCGACGAGGGCGCGGAGCTGGTGCTGCTCGACTTCCCCTTCACCGAGCGCAGTCCGCGCGCCTGCCTCGCGCAGGGCACGCCCGCGCTGGAGGGGCTGGACGACGATCAGGCCTTCCGCAAGCTGTTGGATCGCCACCCGGAGAAGTCGCTGCTGGCCTTCTCCTGGTCGCTGGATCGGGGCATCCCCGCGGGCAGCCGGCTGTGGCCGTACCGCGTGCGTCTGGGCACCTACCCGAACGAGGCCGAGGCCCGGAGCCGGGTGCAGCGGGTGTTGGCGGATCAGCGTCCGGCCTACCTCATCCCCGCGGGCAACGCGCTCGAGGTGTGGGCGGGCGTGGCCAGTGAGCAGGAGGGCCAGCGGGTCGCCCTGGAGCAGGGCGTGCGCGAGCCGCCGAGGGTGCAGGAGCGCCGGGTCACGGACGACACGCACCGCGTGGGTCCGCTCGAGCTCTTCGTGTCGCTGGCCGAGGTGCAGGTGGAGGGGTTGGACGTGGCGCAGCTGGAGGAGGTGCGGCAGCTGGAGCACCCGGTGGCGCCGCTGCTCGGCACGGCGAGCCTCTACGGGGCCAGCACCGTGCTTCCCGAGCCGGACGGCGTGGTGCGGGCCGTGCCCCATCTGGTGAGCTACCGCTCGCGCGAGGGCACCCGGCACGTGTTGCCGTCGATGCCGCTGATGGCGGCGATGCGCCTGGCGAACACGCGCCAGCTGCGTTACGCCGATGGCCGGCTGTACGTGGGAGATCGCTTCTCCATCCCCATGGACGAGTCCGGCTACAGCCTGGTGCGCTGGGACGCGGCGGAGGTGGGGCGAGGCTCGCGAGGCTCGGTGTCCCGGGCCATTCCCGCGTGGAACGTGCTGCTCAACCTCTTCGCCGTGCGCGAGGGCGTGCCACCCCGGGCGGTGCACGACATCGAGGGGCGTCTCATCGTCTTCACCAACACCTCGCGCCAGGGGATGCACTACCAGCACACGCCCATTGGCGAGTACACGCCCGCGGGCGCGGTGCTCGCGCAGTCGCTGGTGAACCTGCTGCAGTCCGAGGGCATCACCCGCGCCACGCCGCGGATGGATCTCTTCCTGACGCTGGGGATGGCCTTCATCGGCGCCTTCGTGGCGCTCACCTTCAACCGGGGCCTGCGCTCCTTCGGCGACGTGCTGATGTACCTGGGCGCCATGAGCGCGGTGGGCCTGCTCTACGCCTGGGGGGCCTGGCACATCTTCATCAAGGATCGGCTCTGGGTGGCGATGATGGGCCCGGTGCTGGCCATGGGCCTCACCTTCATCTTCACCATCGTCCAGGCCTCGCGCTCCGAGCGGCAGTTGCGCCACTTCATCACCGACGTGCTCGGCCGCTACGTCAGCCCCGAGGTGGCGCGGCTCGTCACGCGCGACCTGCGCCTGCTGACGCGGCCCGAGCGCCGCGAGGTGACGGTCTTCTTCTGTGACCTGGACGGTTTCTCGCGGCTCTCCAAAGAGCTGACGCCCGAGCGCCTCATCCAGTTGCTCAACGACTACCTGACGGAAGTGACGGACGTGGTGCGCGCCACGCGCGGCCAGGTGGACAAGTACATTGGCGACGCGGTGATGGCCTTCTGGGGCGCGCCCGTGCGCACCGAGCGCCACGCACACCACGCCTGCGAGGCCGCGCTGAAGGTGCGCACGGTGCTGTCGGAGCGTCAGGAGTACTGGGACAAGACGTACGGCCAGCACCTGCAGTGCCGCATCGGCATCGACAGCGGTGAGGTGCTGGTGGGCGGCATGGGCAGCGACTTCGAGTCCAAGTACTCCGTCATGGGCGAGTCGGTGAAGCTCTCCATGTTCCTGGAGAGCCTCAACCGTGGCTACGGCACCTTCGTGCTGGTGGGGGACACCGCGGCGCGGCTGGCACAGGACGCCTATGTCTTCCGCGAGGTGGACCGGGTGCGGCTCAAGAACCGGGCCGAGCCCTCGCGCCTGCACGAGCTGGTGGGCCGCAAGGGCGAGATCACCCCGCGGATGCAGGAGCAGCTCGCGCTCTACGAGCAGGCGCTCACCGCGTACCACCAGCGGCGCTTCGACGAGGCGCTGGCGCTGTTCACGCAGGGCGCGGAGACCTTCCAGGATCCGGTGGCCGGCGTCTACGCCGAGCGCTGCCGCAAGTTCGCCTCGGCGGCGCCTCCCGAGGACTGGGACGGCGTGTTCGCGCTCGAGGGGAAGTGA
- a CDS encoding (2Fe-2S) ferredoxin domain-containing protein has product MKRYRLSVCKGSSCKSNGSDSVAAAARDELSARKLQTRCELYRGGCYGFCHMGPNVVIREETGRKRDPLSPEDFQLMGWEGEVYYSHMTPEKMKRVVAEHIEQDKPVVELFGHPDEAE; this is encoded by the coding sequence ATGAAGCGCTACCGCCTCTCCGTGTGCAAGGGCTCGAGCTGCAAGTCGAACGGCTCCGACTCCGTGGCCGCGGCCGCCCGTGACGAGCTGTCCGCCCGCAAGCTCCAGACGCGCTGCGAGCTGTACCGCGGAGGCTGCTACGGCTTCTGCCACATGGGTCCCAACGTCGTCATCCGCGAGGAGACGGGACGCAAGCGGGATCCGCTCTCCCCCGAGGACTTCCAGCTCATGGGCTGGGAGGGCGAGGTGTACTACTCGCACATGACCCCGGAGAAGATGAAGCGCGTGGTGGCCGAGCACATCGAGCAGGACAAGCCCGTCGTCGAGCTCTTCGGCCACCCGGACGAGGCGGAGTAG
- a CDS encoding 2Fe-2S iron-sulfur cluster-binding protein, giving the protein MSDNDTKKPTGDAQPPPKGAPTDTPAAKIGSQPSNPPAGAKLDTPPAAHSNPTGTPPPPAAKPAGPPPPKNPGFVTCTIDGKEVVVKPGTNMIEAARMVGSDIPYFCYHPRLSIAANCRMCMVEASNAPKLVPGCQTPLVEGQVIKTTTPKVKEQQRAVMEFLLLNHPVDCSICDQAGECKLQDYYMRYDYRPSRLEGGKVMKNKRKVLGPRVVLDQERCIICSRCVRFMNEIPKEPQLGIFGRGSHEVIDTFPGSELNSNYSLNTVDICPVGALLSRDFRFRARSWFLSAAPSVCTGCSRGCNIYADFMAQDTYRYRPRENEAINKSWMCDHGRATYKGLNVGRVLSAVVGRQQGGTARPEVARREALQAAAKALSGVKGQVAVLASPVASNEDLLATLTFAKATLGAKEIYVGGRPQGEADHFLLTADRNPNRKGLELIAQGLGLTLKPFEDLVKAMDGGKVKALYAVGTEVPGNVETFAQAAAKLDVFVAQATNESPLTAQATVLLPASAHVEFDGSFVQTDGIVQRFRKAYPSKGDALAHWALAAELTREMGGTAAWTSSREVFRELGKAVSVFAEFDWDKAAPPDREKPGINPLPTAADGRPPGYREFGAPRVRGI; this is encoded by the coding sequence GTGAGCGACAACGACACCAAGAAGCCCACCGGAGACGCCCAGCCGCCCCCGAAGGGTGCGCCCACGGATACGCCGGCGGCGAAGATCGGCTCCCAGCCCTCCAACCCGCCCGCGGGTGCGAAGCTGGACACGCCTCCGGCCGCGCACAGCAACCCCACGGGGACTCCTCCGCCTCCCGCCGCCAAGCCGGCCGGGCCGCCCCCGCCGAAGAATCCGGGCTTCGTCACCTGCACCATCGACGGCAAGGAAGTCGTCGTGAAGCCGGGGACGAACATGATCGAGGCGGCCCGGATGGTCGGCTCGGACATCCCCTACTTCTGCTACCACCCGCGCCTGTCCATCGCGGCCAACTGCCGCATGTGCATGGTGGAGGCCTCCAACGCCCCCAAGCTGGTGCCCGGCTGCCAGACTCCGCTCGTCGAGGGCCAGGTCATCAAGACCACCACGCCCAAGGTGAAGGAGCAGCAGCGAGCCGTCATGGAGTTCCTGCTCCTCAACCACCCGGTCGACTGCTCCATCTGCGACCAGGCCGGTGAGTGCAAGCTGCAGGACTACTACATGCGCTACGACTACCGCCCCTCGCGTCTGGAGGGCGGCAAGGTCATGAAGAACAAGCGCAAGGTCCTGGGGCCCCGCGTGGTGCTGGACCAGGAGCGCTGCATCATCTGCAGCCGCTGCGTGCGCTTCATGAACGAGATTCCGAAGGAGCCGCAGCTCGGCATCTTCGGCCGTGGCAGCCACGAGGTCATCGACACCTTCCCGGGCAGCGAGCTCAACAGCAACTACTCGCTCAACACCGTGGACATCTGCCCGGTGGGCGCGCTGCTCAGCCGCGACTTCCGCTTCCGCGCCCGCTCCTGGTTCCTGTCCGCCGCTCCGTCCGTGTGCACCGGCTGCTCGCGCGGCTGCAACATCTACGCGGACTTCATGGCGCAGGACACCTACCGCTACCGCCCGCGCGAGAACGAGGCCATCAACAAGAGCTGGATGTGCGACCACGGCCGCGCGACCTACAAGGGTCTCAACGTCGGGCGCGTGCTCAGCGCCGTGGTGGGCCGCCAGCAGGGTGGCACCGCCCGTCCGGAAGTGGCGCGCAGGGAGGCCCTCCAGGCCGCCGCCAAGGCGCTCTCCGGCGTGAAGGGCCAGGTGGCCGTGCTCGCCTCGCCCGTGGCCTCCAACGAGGATCTGCTCGCCACGCTCACCTTCGCCAAGGCGACGCTGGGCGCGAAGGAGATTTACGTGGGTGGCCGCCCGCAGGGTGAGGCGGACCACTTCCTCCTCACGGCGGACCGTAACCCCAACCGCAAGGGCCTGGAGCTGATCGCCCAGGGCCTGGGGCTGACGCTCAAGCCGTTCGAGGACCTGGTGAAGGCCATGGACGGCGGCAAGGTGAAGGCGCTCTACGCCGTGGGCACCGAGGTGCCGGGCAACGTGGAGACCTTCGCCCAGGCGGCCGCGAAGCTGGACGTGTTCGTGGCGCAGGCCACCAACGAGTCGCCGCTCACCGCGCAGGCCACCGTGCTGCTGCCGGCCTCCGCGCACGTGGAGTTCGATGGCTCCTTCGTGCAGACGGACGGCATCGTGCAGCGCTTCCGCAAGGCCTACCCCTCCAAGGGTGACGCCCTGGCGCACTGGGCGCTGGCGGCCGAGCTCACCCGCGAGATGGGTGGCACCGCGGCCTGGACGTCCTCTCGCGAGGTGTTCCGCGAGCTGGGCAAGGCCGTGAGCGTGTTCGCCGAGTTCGACTGGGACAAGGCGGCTCCTCCCGACCGGGAGAAGCCGGGCATCAACCCGCTGCCGACCGCCGCCGACGGCCGGCCTCCGGGGTACCGTGAGTTCGGCGCTCCCAGGGTCCGGGGTATCTGA
- the nuoD gene encoding NADH dehydrogenase (quinone) subunit D yields the protein MADTHKPVSPPTPEAPNPDTDAYAHEAELEAHLQTKRMYVNMGPSHPATHGTVRLKVELEGENIAEIDCEIGFLHRGFQKSCENVTWTQCLPYTDRLNYVSAMMNNFGFLNAVEKLIGLEIPERAQYIRVIGSELHRIHDHLTCVGATGMELGGFAPFLFAVEARELIMDRVAELTGARLTTNFGRIGGMNRDLPEGWSEKVIKTLDKVMELVNEVDGLLSRNRIFVDRTKDTGIITAADAIDYGWTGPCLRACGIDYDIRKAKPYWVYDRMDFDVPVGEKGDNYDRYLMRIEEMKQSDRIIRQALKQIPAGPIILDDWRIALPPKPEVYGTIEGVISHFKLVMEGVQVPAGEVYDATEAANGELGWYMVSDGSGRPYKVHVRAPGYPILSAVPHIIKGKLLADLIPTFDTINMIGGEVEQ from the coding sequence ATGGCGGACACCCACAAGCCCGTGTCACCCCCCACCCCCGAAGCGCCCAACCCGGACACCGACGCCTACGCCCACGAGGCGGAGCTGGAGGCCCACCTCCAGACCAAGCGGATGTACGTGAACATGGGCCCCTCCCACCCGGCCACGCACGGCACCGTGCGGCTGAAGGTGGAGCTCGAGGGCGAGAACATCGCCGAGATCGACTGCGAGATCGGCTTCCTGCACCGCGGCTTCCAGAAGAGCTGCGAGAACGTCACCTGGACGCAGTGCCTGCCGTACACGGACCGGTTGAACTACGTGTCCGCGATGATGAACAACTTCGGCTTCCTCAACGCCGTGGAGAAGCTCATCGGCCTGGAGATCCCGGAGCGCGCCCAGTACATCCGCGTCATCGGCTCCGAGCTGCACCGCATCCATGATCACCTCACGTGCGTGGGCGCCACGGGCATGGAGCTGGGCGGCTTCGCCCCGTTCCTCTTCGCCGTGGAAGCGCGCGAGCTCATCATGGACCGCGTGGCCGAGCTGACGGGCGCGCGTCTGACCACCAACTTCGGGCGCATCGGCGGCATGAACCGCGACCTGCCCGAGGGCTGGAGCGAGAAGGTCATCAAGACGCTCGACAAGGTCATGGAGCTGGTCAACGAGGTGGACGGGCTGCTCTCGCGCAACCGCATCTTCGTGGACCGCACCAAGGACACGGGCATCATCACGGCCGCGGACGCCATCGACTACGGCTGGACGGGCCCCTGCCTGCGCGCCTGCGGCATCGACTACGACATCCGCAAGGCCAAGCCCTACTGGGTCTACGACCGGATGGACTTCGACGTGCCGGTGGGTGAGAAGGGCGACAACTACGACCGGTACCTGATGCGCATCGAGGAGATGAAGCAGTCGGATCGCATCATCCGCCAGGCGCTCAAGCAGATTCCGGCCGGCCCCATCATCCTGGATGACTGGCGCATCGCGCTGCCGCCCAAGCCCGAGGTGTACGGCACCATCGAAGGCGTCATCTCGCACTTCAAGCTGGTGATGGAGGGCGTGCAGGTGCCCGCCGGCGAGGTGTACGACGCCACCGAGGCCGCCAACGGCGAGCTGGGCTGGTACATGGTGAGCGACGGCAGCGGCCGTCCGTACAAGGTCCACGTGCGCGCGCCGGGCTACCCCATCCTGTCCGCCGTGCCCCACATCATCAAGGGCAAGCTGCTGGCGGACCTCATTCCCACCTTTGACACGATCAACATGATCGGCGGCGAGGTCGAGCAGTGA
- a CDS encoding NuoI/complex I 23 kDa subunit family protein, translated as MAYKATQDPRTDIRERSFLPELIKGLAITTRHFLRNLFGTREVGVPFEDRKGTSLVTTVQYPEEKVPYPPGYRGLHRLVPREDGKPRCVACYMCATICPAQCIYIEAGEYEVDAAEGESRVIEKFPTQFVIDELRCIVCGLCVDACPKDAIRMDTYTHTPPEYNRQGFVYDIPKLLKGPAVSHPSDPWNKRPGSEQPAHVHKEAHTRVGEGHEAHHGHELAAGHSHGDHVTPGTRSTVVSNEGPVPVTKFLK; from the coding sequence ATGGCTTACAAGGCAACTCAGGATCCCCGCACCGACATCCGCGAGCGGTCCTTCCTGCCGGAGCTGATCAAGGGCCTGGCCATCACCACGCGGCACTTCCTGCGCAACCTGTTCGGAACGCGCGAGGTGGGCGTCCCGTTCGAGGACCGCAAGGGCACCAGCCTGGTCACCACCGTGCAGTACCCCGAGGAGAAGGTCCCCTATCCTCCCGGGTACCGCGGTCTGCACCGGCTGGTTCCGCGCGAGGATGGCAAGCCGCGCTGCGTGGCCTGCTACATGTGCGCCACCATCTGCCCGGCCCAGTGCATCTACATCGAGGCCGGGGAGTACGAGGTGGACGCGGCCGAGGGTGAGTCGCGCGTCATCGAGAAGTTCCCCACCCAGTTCGTCATCGATGAGCTGCGCTGCATCGTGTGCGGCCTGTGCGTGGACGCGTGCCCCAAGGACGCCATCCGCATGGACACGTACACGCACACTCCGCCGGAGTACAACCGGCAGGGCTTCGTGTACGACATCCCCAAGCTGCTCAAGGGGCCCGCCGTGTCCCACCCGTCCGACCCGTGGAACAAGCGTCCGGGCTCGGAGCAGCCGGCGCACGTGCACAAGGAGGCCCACACCCGCGTGGGCGAGGGCCACGAGGCGCACCACGGCCACGAGCTCGCGGCGGGCCACTCGCACGGCGACCACGTCACCCCGGGCACCCGCTCCACCGTCGTCTCCAACGAGGGCCCGGTGCCCGTGACGAAGTTCCTCAAGTAG